The following proteins are co-located in the Planococcus plakortidis genome:
- a CDS encoding toprim domain-containing protein — protein sequence MEKVIVVEGISDKTRIAPLIAEPVTILCTNGTVSATRLEEMLLPFEGQDIIILVDADASGDKLRKLIKREFPEARHFHIDRSYKEVATTPLRKLLDVLIAADVRVLNPVAGND from the coding sequence ATGGAAAAAGTGATAGTGGTTGAAGGTATCAGCGACAAAACCCGGATAGCGCCATTGATTGCAGAACCCGTGACGATTCTTTGCACAAATGGTACAGTTAGTGCTACAAGACTCGAGGAAATGCTGCTGCCGTTCGAAGGGCAGGACATCATCATCCTGGTCGATGCGGACGCTTCCGGCGATAAACTGCGCAAGCTCATCAAGCGCGAGTTTCCGGAAGCCCGCCATTTCCATATCGACCGGAGTTATAAAGAAGTGGCGACAACGCCGCTACGGAAGCTTCTCGACGTGCTGATCGCGGCAGATGTGCGGGTCTTAAATCCAGTTGCAGGGAATGACTAG
- a CDS encoding thioredoxin family protein, which produces MNEWTHKEWLKEKNTQPVSAYYLYTPMCGTCQVASKMLGVVAELMPELPMGKANLNYVQEVAELYEVESVPCLLISRDGKVTDKIYAFQSVPHLYEKLKSVDEYSQP; this is translated from the coding sequence ATGAACGAATGGACACATAAAGAATGGCTCAAGGAAAAAAATACACAGCCTGTTTCAGCTTATTATCTGTACACGCCGATGTGTGGTACCTGCCAAGTGGCCAGCAAGATGCTTGGAGTAGTGGCGGAACTTATGCCAGAACTTCCGATGGGCAAAGCCAATTTGAATTATGTACAGGAAGTCGCGGAACTTTATGAAGTCGAAAGTGTGCCATGCCTGCTGATTTCACGGGACGGCAAAGTGACGGACAAGATCTATGCTTTCCAATCTGTGCCGCATTTGTATGAGAAATTGAAATCGGTTGACGAATACAGCCAGCCATGA
- a CDS encoding methionine ABC transporter ATP-binding protein, whose product MIELKGLTKVFDTGKARLTAVDHVDLTVPAGEIFGIIGYSGAGKSTLIRLLNGLEKPSEGSVEINGQNITAISGPKLRKARQKVSMIFQHFNLLWSRTVRENIEFPLEIAGVEKEERRKRSAELIELVGLEGRENAYPSQLSGGQKQRVGIARALANDPEVLLCDEATSALDPQTTDAILDLLVDINKRLGLTIVLITHEMHVIRKICHRVAVMEGGRVVELGEVLNVFQHPKEDITKRFVAQVTETEDSAETVRHLREQYPEGQLVKLIFVGDQAEQPILTQLIREHAVEVNIVHGNISHTQRGAYGTLILQLKGAADETAKALAFLGAHDVQTEVMGDA is encoded by the coding sequence ATGATTGAGTTAAAAGGATTGACGAAAGTATTCGACACCGGCAAAGCACGCTTGACGGCTGTCGACCATGTCGATTTGACAGTGCCGGCAGGCGAGATTTTTGGCATCATCGGCTATAGTGGAGCGGGGAAAAGTACTTTGATCCGCCTGCTGAATGGCCTGGAAAAGCCGAGCGAAGGTTCCGTTGAGATCAACGGCCAGAACATCACGGCGATTTCGGGACCTAAGCTCCGGAAAGCCCGCCAGAAGGTCAGCATGATCTTCCAGCATTTCAATTTGCTATGGTCACGGACAGTCCGTGAAAACATCGAATTCCCACTCGAGATCGCGGGAGTGGAAAAAGAAGAGCGCCGCAAACGTTCAGCGGAATTGATTGAATTGGTTGGCTTGGAAGGGCGCGAGAATGCGTACCCTTCTCAGCTATCCGGCGGGCAGAAGCAGCGCGTCGGTATCGCCCGGGCGCTCGCCAATGACCCGGAAGTCTTACTTTGCGATGAGGCGACATCGGCGCTCGACCCGCAAACGACCGATGCGATTTTGGATTTGCTGGTCGATATCAATAAACGCCTCGGCTTGACGATCGTGCTGATCACCCACGAAATGCACGTTATCCGGAAGATTTGCCACCGCGTAGCTGTTATGGAAGGCGGGCGCGTCGTCGAGCTTGGCGAAGTGCTGAATGTCTTCCAGCATCCAAAGGAAGACATCACGAAGCGCTTTGTCGCCCAAGTGACCGAGACGGAAGATTCGGCAGAGACTGTCCGTCATTTACGTGAACAATATCCGGAAGGGCAATTGGTCAAATTGATCTTCGTCGGGGACCAGGCAGAGCAGCCGATCCTGACCCAGCTGATCCGCGAGCATGCGGTGGAAGTCAATATCGTCCACGGCAATATCTCCCACACCCAGCGCGGGGCATACGGGACGCTGATCCTTCAATTGAAAGGCGCAGCGGATGAAACCGCGAAGGCGTTAGCCTTCCTCGGTGCCCATGATGTACAGACGGAGGTGATGGGCGATGCTTGA
- a CDS encoding MetQ/NlpA family ABC transporter substrate-binding protein — MKKLVFGSFAAVLALSACGAEEESGNGGAQEGETSTLTVGASNVPHAQILEEAKPLLEEQGIELEIETYQDYILPNQDLESGDLDANYFQHTPYLESQIADHGYDFVSAGGIHIEPIGVYSKEYSSLEELPENATILMSNSVADHGRILAMLEAEGLIALEEGVEKTSAEVDDIVENEKNLQFDTEYEAALLVQMYESGEGDAVLINSNYAIDAGLNPMEDAIALESSDSPYANIIAVQAGDEENENIQALVDVLTSQEIQDFILEEWNGAIVPVEQ; from the coding sequence ATGAAAAAATTAGTATTCGGTTCATTTGCAGCAGTACTGGCTTTGTCGGCTTGTGGCGCAGAAGAAGAAAGCGGCAATGGCGGGGCTCAGGAAGGGGAAACGAGCACATTGACGGTCGGGGCATCCAACGTGCCCCACGCCCAGATTCTGGAGGAAGCCAAACCGCTCCTTGAAGAGCAGGGTATCGAACTTGAAATCGAAACGTACCAGGATTATATCCTGCCGAACCAGGATCTTGAATCCGGTGACCTGGACGCTAACTATTTCCAGCACACACCTTATTTGGAATCGCAAATTGCCGACCATGGCTATGACTTCGTAAGTGCGGGCGGCATCCATATCGAGCCGATCGGCGTTTATTCTAAAGAGTATTCATCTTTGGAGGAACTTCCTGAAAATGCAACGATCCTCATGAGCAATTCAGTCGCTGACCATGGCCGTATTCTGGCGATGCTTGAAGCGGAAGGCTTGATTGCCTTGGAAGAAGGCGTTGAAAAAACGAGCGCGGAAGTTGACGATATCGTAGAAAACGAGAAAAACCTTCAATTCGATACAGAATACGAAGCGGCACTTCTTGTGCAAATGTACGAATCAGGTGAAGGTGATGCAGTATTGATCAACTCCAACTACGCGATCGATGCAGGATTGAACCCTATGGAAGACGCGATTGCGCTAGAGAGCTCTGATTCGCCTTATGCGAACATCATTGCTGTCCAAGCTGGAGACGAAGAAAATGAAAATATCCAAGCGCTTGTCGATGTATTGACCTCGCAGGAAATCCAAGACTTCATCCTTGAAGAGTGGAATGGCGCGATCGTTCCCGTTGAACAATAA
- a CDS encoding dicarboxylate/amino acid:cation symporter, which produces MKFQFGLLPRIVLAIVLGVLIGSVAPEALVRVFATFTGIFGGFLNFIVPLIILGFIAPGIAKLGKGSGKLLGLATAVAYLSTIVAGILAFIVASSILPNLMEGGSLNNLDDPANALASSFIDLEIPQLFGVMSALILAFLLGIGMASTGSKTMAAFFEEFQEIIEKVISYIIIPLLPFHIFGIFANMAYGGAVMEILSLFAVVFILIIILHWTMLTGQYTTAGVLRKKNPFALIRTMLPAYFTALGTQSSAATIPVTLRQARKTGVKERVADFTVPLFATIHLSGSTITLVTCAIGVILLTGQSPSFGSFFPFILMLGVTMIAAPGVPGGAVMAAIGLLEVMLGFDETMVALMIALYMAQDSFGTAANVTGDGALANIVDRFTPSQKA; this is translated from the coding sequence ATGAAATTTCAATTCGGTTTGCTGCCGCGGATTGTGCTGGCCATCGTGCTTGGCGTACTCATCGGCTCAGTGGCGCCAGAAGCGCTCGTGCGTGTCTTTGCTACGTTCACGGGAATTTTCGGCGGGTTCTTGAATTTTATCGTGCCATTAATCATTCTTGGATTTATTGCACCAGGCATTGCAAAGCTCGGAAAAGGATCCGGGAAATTATTGGGGCTTGCGACAGCTGTCGCCTACTTATCCACAATCGTGGCAGGCATTTTGGCATTTATCGTGGCATCCTCAATATTGCCGAATTTGATGGAAGGCGGGTCGCTCAACAATTTGGATGATCCGGCGAATGCGCTTGCTTCGAGTTTTATCGACTTGGAAATCCCACAATTGTTTGGGGTGATGAGCGCCTTGATCTTAGCATTCCTGCTCGGTATCGGCATGGCTTCTACAGGGAGCAAGACGATGGCGGCGTTCTTCGAAGAATTCCAAGAAATCATTGAAAAAGTTATTTCATACATCATAATTCCCCTATTGCCATTCCACATTTTCGGTATTTTTGCGAACATGGCTTACGGCGGGGCAGTAATGGAGATCCTTTCATTGTTCGCGGTGGTCTTCATCTTGATCATCATTTTGCATTGGACCATGCTCACTGGCCAGTACACCACGGCTGGTGTATTGAGAAAGAAAAACCCGTTCGCTTTGATCCGGACGATGCTTCCGGCATACTTTACGGCACTCGGCACACAGTCTTCAGCAGCTACCATTCCAGTCACTTTGCGCCAAGCACGTAAAACAGGCGTCAAAGAACGTGTGGCAGATTTCACGGTTCCATTGTTCGCAACGATCCATTTATCGGGCAGTACCATCACGCTCGTAACTTGTGCGATCGGCGTGATTTTATTGACTGGGCAGTCCCCCTCATTCGGCAGTTTCTTCCCGTTCATTCTCATGCTCGGCGTGACAATGATCGCAGCTCCCGGCGTTCCAGGCGGCGCGGTCATGGCAGCGATCGGGTTGCTGGAAGTAATGCTTGGCTTCGACGAGACGATGGTCGCTTTGATGATTGCCTTGTATATGGCGCAAGATAGTTTCGGGACTGCAGCCAATGTAACTGGAGACGGGGCCTTGGCGAATATCGTCGACCGTTTCACTCCATCACAAAAAGCATGA
- the sufC gene encoding Fe-S cluster assembly ATPase SufC, producing the protein MSTLVIKDLHVEIEGKEILKGVNLTLNTSEIHAIMGPNGTGKSTLASAIMGHPKYEVTQGTIELDGEDVLAMEVDERARAGLFLAMQYPSEISGVTNADFMRSAMNARREEGDEVSLMKFIRELDSKMETLAMDQDMAQRYLNEGFSGGEKKRNEILQMMMIKPTFTVLDEIDSGLDIDALKVVSDGVNQMKGENFGCLIITHYQRLLNYITPDHVHVMMQGRVVKSGGPELAHKLEAEGYDWIKAELGIEDETVGQEA; encoded by the coding sequence ATGTCAACTTTGGTCATTAAAGATCTACACGTTGAAATCGAAGGAAAAGAGATTTTAAAAGGTGTAAACTTAACTCTCAATACAAGCGAAATCCATGCCATCATGGGGCCGAACGGTACAGGGAAATCCACCTTGGCGTCAGCTATCATGGGGCATCCAAAATATGAAGTGACACAAGGTACGATCGAATTGGACGGGGAAGACGTTTTGGCGATGGAAGTCGACGAACGTGCACGTGCAGGCCTCTTCTTGGCTATGCAATACCCAAGTGAAATTTCTGGCGTCACCAATGCCGACTTCATGCGCTCTGCGATGAACGCCCGCCGTGAAGAAGGCGACGAAGTTTCATTGATGAAATTCATCCGTGAACTGGACAGCAAGATGGAAACTCTTGCGATGGACCAGGACATGGCACAGCGTTACTTGAACGAAGGCTTCTCAGGCGGCGAGAAGAAACGCAACGAAATCCTTCAGATGATGATGATCAAACCGACATTCACCGTACTTGACGAAATCGACTCCGGTCTCGATATCGACGCATTGAAAGTCGTATCCGACGGCGTTAACCAAATGAAAGGCGAGAACTTCGGCTGCTTGATCATCACCCACTACCAACGCCTGTTGAACTACATCACGCCTGACCATGTCCATGTCATGATGCAAGGCCGCGTCGTAAAATCCGGAGGCCCTGAGCTTGCGCATAAACTGGAAGCGGAAGGCTATGACTGGATCAAGGCGGAACTCGGCATCGAAGACGAGACTGTCGGACAAGAAGCATAA
- the sufD gene encoding Fe-S cluster assembly protein SufD: protein MTVETKLTMTEQDVRSFSASHSEPEEFTNLRVQALAAAEALPLPKPDKTKIINWNFTDFPAHTVESSTYSSLDELPEQVKSIVDLEQKNLYIQHNNTPAFVSLDENLKKQGVILTDIQTAIREHGELVAKYFMTEAVKAEEHKLTALHAALLNGGIFLYVPKNVVIEDPVQAVFLHDNDEASLFNHALIVADKSSAVTYVENYISTVAKAKGQANIVSEVFAEDNAQVTYGAVDVLAEGFTAYVNRRGVAQRDARIEWALGLMNDSDTISDNTTFLIGDNSVGDTKTVVVGRGAQKQNFTTQVIHWGKNSDGQILKHGVMKDSASSIFNGIGKIEHGATKANAEQESRVLMLSPKARGDANPILLIDEDDVTAGHAASVGRVDPVQLYYLMSRGITKQEAERLVIHGFLAPVVNVLPIEGVKKQLTEVIERKVR from the coding sequence GTGACGGTTGAAACAAAATTAACGATGACCGAGCAGGATGTACGCTCCTTCTCGGCTTCGCACTCAGAACCAGAAGAATTTACGAATTTGCGCGTACAGGCTTTGGCTGCTGCCGAAGCGTTGCCGCTCCCAAAACCGGATAAAACGAAAATCATCAATTGGAATTTCACCGATTTCCCGGCACATACTGTAGAAAGCTCGACTTACTCTTCGTTGGACGAGTTGCCTGAACAAGTGAAATCAATTGTCGATTTGGAACAAAAAAACCTGTATATCCAGCACAACAATACGCCGGCTTTCGTCTCTTTGGACGAAAACCTGAAAAAACAAGGCGTCATTCTGACGGATATCCAAACAGCAATCCGTGAACACGGTGAATTGGTCGCTAAATACTTCATGACAGAAGCGGTCAAAGCGGAAGAGCACAAACTGACTGCACTTCATGCAGCATTGCTGAACGGCGGGATTTTCCTTTATGTCCCGAAAAATGTCGTCATCGAAGACCCGGTCCAAGCAGTCTTCCTTCACGACAACGACGAAGCGTCGCTGTTCAACCATGCATTGATCGTGGCGGACAAGAGCAGTGCTGTCACATATGTCGAGAACTATATTTCCACCGTGGCTAAAGCAAAAGGCCAGGCGAATATCGTTTCCGAAGTCTTTGCAGAAGACAACGCTCAAGTCACGTACGGCGCAGTGGATGTGCTCGCTGAAGGATTTACGGCTTACGTGAACCGCCGCGGAGTCGCACAGCGTGATGCACGCATCGAATGGGCGCTCGGGCTGATGAACGACAGCGATACAATTTCCGATAACACGACTTTCCTAATCGGCGACAATTCAGTCGGCGATACGAAAACAGTAGTAGTCGGCAGAGGTGCGCAAAAGCAGAACTTCACGACACAAGTCATCCATTGGGGCAAAAACTCCGATGGGCAGATCTTGAAGCATGGCGTCATGAAAGATTCGGCCTCCTCTATCTTCAATGGCATCGGCAAAATCGAACACGGCGCGACGAAAGCTAACGCAGAACAGGAATCACGCGTTCTCATGTTGAGCCCGAAAGCACGCGGCGATGCAAACCCGATCCTCTTGATCGATGAAGATGATGTGACAGCAGGGCATGCGGCGTCGGTCGGCCGCGTCGATCCGGTTCAATTGTATTATTTGATGAGCCGAGGCATTACAAAACAAGAAGCTGAACGTCTTGTTATTCACGGCTTCCTGGCACCGGTTGTAAACGTGTTGCCAATCGAAGGCGTTAAAAAGCAATTGACGGAGGTTATCGAAAGGAAAGTCCGCTAA
- a CDS encoding cysteine desulfurase has protein sequence MNPEIKSYFPILKQEINGHPLVYLDSAATSQKPTPVIEALKEYYGSDNSNVHRGVHTLGNRATEKYEGAREKVQQFINANSTQEIVFLRGTTTAINLVAQSYGRANVEEGDEIVITYMEHHSNIIPWQQLAKERGAVLKYIELEEDGTISLENVRAAITDRTKIVSMVYVSNVLGTMNPVKEVAKIAHEHGAVMVVDGAQAAPHLKIDVQDLDCDFFAFSGHKMVGPTGIGVLYGKKQLLEAMEPVEFGGEMIDFVGLYDSTWKELPWKFEGGTPIIAGAVGLAAAIDFLEEIGLDAIEKHEHHMAAIAMDKMSAIEGLEIYGPEDPAKRAGIVTFNLKEVHPHDVATVLDMSGIAVRAGHHCAQPLMKWLNVTATARASFYLYNDESDIDRLVEGLRSAKEYFSDVF, from the coding sequence ATGAATCCAGAGATCAAAAGCTATTTCCCGATACTCAAGCAGGAAATCAATGGACATCCACTCGTCTATTTAGACAGTGCGGCGACTTCACAGAAGCCGACACCGGTCATCGAGGCGCTGAAAGAATATTATGGGTCAGACAATTCCAATGTCCACCGCGGCGTCCACACGCTCGGCAACCGGGCGACAGAGAAATATGAAGGCGCCCGCGAGAAAGTGCAGCAATTCATCAATGCGAATTCGACACAGGAAATCGTTTTTCTGCGCGGCACAACGACCGCAATCAACTTGGTCGCCCAAAGTTATGGGCGTGCCAATGTGGAAGAAGGCGATGAGATTGTCATCACGTATATGGAACATCATTCGAACATCATTCCTTGGCAGCAGCTGGCAAAAGAACGCGGCGCTGTCCTGAAATACATCGAACTTGAAGAAGATGGGACCATCTCGCTTGAAAACGTCCGAGCGGCCATTACCGACCGGACGAAAATCGTGTCGATGGTTTACGTATCCAATGTGCTCGGCACGATGAACCCGGTGAAGGAAGTGGCGAAAATCGCCCACGAACATGGCGCGGTCATGGTTGTGGACGGAGCACAAGCTGCGCCTCACTTGAAAATCGATGTCCAGGATCTGGATTGCGACTTCTTCGCATTTTCCGGCCATAAAATGGTCGGCCCAACCGGAATCGGCGTCTTGTATGGCAAAAAGCAATTGCTTGAAGCCATGGAGCCTGTCGAGTTCGGCGGAGAGATGATCGACTTTGTCGGATTATACGATTCGACATGGAAAGAGCTGCCGTGGAAATTTGAAGGCGGTACACCGATCATTGCCGGGGCAGTCGGCCTGGCTGCAGCCATCGACTTCCTGGAGGAAATCGGGCTGGATGCAATCGAAAAACACGAGCACCATATGGCAGCCATCGCGATGGACAAGATGTCGGCGATTGAAGGGCTTGAGATCTATGGCCCGGAAGACCCGGCGAAACGTGCAGGGATCGTCACTTTCAATTTGAAAGAAGTCCATCCGCATGATGTGGCGACTGTGCTCGATATGAGCGGCATCGCTGTCCGCGCAGGCCACCACTGCGCACAGCCATTGATGAAATGGCTTAATGTGACAGCGACAGCACGCGCAAGCTTCTATCTGTACAATGACGAATCGGATATCGATCGCCTCGTGGAAGGCTTGCGTTCTGCAAAGGAGTATTTTAGCGATGTCTTTTAA
- the sufU gene encoding Fe-S cluster assembly sulfur transfer protein SufU: MSFNNLDQLYRQVIMDHYKTPRNKGTLEQDSVNIEMNNPTCGDRIQLTLQVEDGIVKDAKFDGEGCSISMASASMMTQAVKGKDVDTALKLSGIFSDMMLGKEYDDSVDLGDIEALQGVSKFPARIKCATLAWKAMEKGVHDEEKS; the protein is encoded by the coding sequence ATGTCTTTTAATAACTTAGATCAATTATATCGGCAAGTGATCATGGACCACTACAAGACGCCCCGCAACAAGGGGACGCTTGAACAGGACAGTGTCAATATCGAGATGAACAACCCGACTTGCGGCGACCGGATCCAATTGACGCTGCAAGTGGAAGATGGCATCGTCAAAGACGCCAAATTCGACGGGGAAGGCTGCTCGATTTCCATGGCATCTGCCTCCATGATGACGCAAGCCGTCAAAGGCAAAGACGTGGACACGGCATTGAAGCTGTCTGGAATCTTTTCGGACATGATGCTGGGCAAAGAGTACGACGATTCAGTGGACCTTGGGGATATTGAAGCATTGCAAGGTGTTTCCAAATTCCCGGCGCGTATCAAATGCGCGACCTTAGCGTGGAAAGCCATGGAAAAAGGTGTACACGACGAAGAAAAATCGTAA
- the sufB gene encoding Fe-S cluster assembly protein SufB: MAKKMPEIGDYKYGFHDKDVSIFRSKRGLTEDIVREISKIKEEPEWMLESRLKALKLFYSMPMPQWGGDLNSLDFDEITYYVKPSEASQTSWDEVPEEIKRTFDKLGIPEAEQKYLAGVSAQYESEVVYHNMKEDLEEMGIIFKDTDAALRENEDLFRENFQTVIPAADNKFAALNTAVWSGGSFIYVPKGIKVESPLQAYFRINSENMGQFERTLIIVDEGASVHYVEGCTAPVYTTNSLHSAVVEIIVKKDAYCRYTTIQNWANNVYNLVTKRAFVDANGTMEWIDGNIGSKLTMKYPAVFLKGEGARGMTLSIAIAGKGQHQDAGAKMIHLAPNTSSSIVSKSISKQGGKVSYRGIVHFGRKADGARSNIECDTLIMDNQSTSDTIPYNEIMNDNVSLEHEAKVSKVSEEQLFYLMSRGVSEQEATEMIVMGFIEPFTKELPMEYAVEMNRLIKFEMEGSIG, from the coding sequence ATGGCGAAAAAAATGCCGGAAATCGGAGATTATAAATATGGGTTCCATGACAAGGATGTCTCCATCTTCAGATCCAAACGCGGTCTGACGGAAGACATTGTCAGAGAAATTTCGAAGATCAAGGAAGAACCGGAATGGATGCTCGAGTCACGCTTGAAAGCGTTGAAACTATTCTATTCCATGCCAATGCCGCAATGGGGCGGAGATTTGAACTCACTGGATTTTGACGAAATCACGTATTACGTCAAACCTTCTGAAGCGAGCCAGACTTCATGGGATGAAGTTCCTGAAGAAATCAAGCGCACGTTTGACAAACTTGGAATTCCTGAAGCGGAACAGAAATACCTTGCGGGTGTTTCCGCTCAGTACGAATCCGAAGTGGTCTACCACAACATGAAAGAAGACCTTGAAGAGATGGGCATCATCTTTAAAGACACGGATGCGGCCCTTCGTGAAAACGAAGACCTCTTCAGAGAAAACTTCCAGACCGTCATTCCAGCAGCCGATAATAAGTTTGCCGCATTGAATACTGCGGTTTGGTCAGGCGGGTCATTCATTTACGTACCAAAAGGCATTAAAGTGGAATCCCCGCTTCAAGCCTATTTCCGTATCAATTCGGAAAACATGGGGCAATTCGAGCGTACCTTGATCATCGTTGATGAAGGCGCGAGCGTCCATTATGTAGAGGGCTGTACAGCACCGGTCTACACGACGAACTCACTGCACTCTGCTGTAGTTGAAATCATCGTGAAAAAAGATGCTTATTGCCGTTACACAACGATCCAAAACTGGGCAAACAATGTCTATAACTTGGTGACAAAGCGTGCTTTCGTTGACGCGAACGGCACGATGGAATGGATCGATGGCAACATCGGTTCAAAATTGACGATGAAATACCCTGCAGTCTTCCTTAAAGGCGAAGGGGCACGCGGCATGACATTGTCGATCGCCATCGCCGGCAAAGGCCAGCACCAGGACGCAGGCGCGAAAATGATCCATTTGGCGCCGAATACGTCATCATCAATCGTCTCCAAGTCGATTTCGAAGCAAGGCGGGAAAGTTTCTTACCGCGGAATCGTGCATTTCGGCCGCAAAGCGGACGGCGCACGTTCGAACATCGAATGCGATACATTGATCATGGATAACCAGTCGACATCCGACACAATTCCTTACAACGAGATCATGAACGACAACGTTTCGCTTGAACACGAAGCGAAAGTATCCAAGGTCTCTGAAGAGCAATTGTTCTACCTGATGAGCCGCGGCGTTTCTGAGCAGGAAGCGACAGAAATGATCGTCATGGGCTTCATCGAGCCATTCACAAAAGAATTGCCGATGGAGTACGCAGTGGAAATGAACCGTCTCATCAAGTTCGAGATGGAAGGTTCAATCGGTTAA
- a CDS encoding sulfite exporter TauE/SafE family protein, translating into MIFLILLLAGLASGIVGALIGLGGGVILVPALLFLSSSVSTFPDLSPQEIVGLSVVMMIFTGLSSTLAYMKVKTVDYRSGFIFFLGSAPGTIVGAFVNRSLDIPSFQLYFGLLLVFLSLLLLLRDRLNAVSWFVNNGKKQSFYDRKADKEYVYGYPVWFALALTFFIGFASGLFGIGGGSILVPAMILLFLFPPHVAVGTSMLMVFLSAIVNSITHISLGNVPWIYTVAIIPSAYIGAKIGAKLNRSIKSETLVVVLRLALLLLGLRSIYEGIFSS; encoded by the coding sequence ATGATCTTCCTAATCCTTCTGCTGGCGGGACTGGCTTCAGGGATCGTCGGTGCACTCATCGGTCTTGGCGGGGGCGTCATCTTGGTGCCGGCGCTGCTGTTCCTAAGCTCTTCCGTCAGCACATTCCCGGACTTATCCCCTCAAGAAATTGTCGGGCTGTCGGTCGTCATGATGATCTTTACGGGCTTGTCGTCGACGCTTGCCTATATGAAAGTCAAAACTGTCGATTACCGGAGCGGCTTTATCTTCTTTCTTGGCAGCGCGCCAGGGACGATTGTGGGCGCTTTCGTCAACCGCAGCCTAGATATCCCCTCTTTTCAATTATACTTCGGCCTGCTGTTGGTATTCTTGTCGCTCCTTCTATTGTTGAGGGATCGCCTGAACGCGGTAAGCTGGTTTGTGAATAATGGCAAAAAGCAAAGCTTTTATGACCGCAAAGCCGATAAAGAATATGTTTACGGCTATCCCGTATGGTTTGCGCTTGCCCTGACCTTTTTCATCGGCTTCGCATCCGGGCTGTTCGGCATCGGTGGCGGTTCGATCCTGGTGCCTGCCATGATTTTGCTGTTTTTATTTCCCCCGCATGTCGCGGTTGGCACATCGATGCTGATGGTCTTTTTATCTGCCATCGTCAATTCCATCACGCATATCTCGCTCGGCAATGTGCCGTGGATCTATACGGTAGCCATCATCCCATCTGCATATATCGGTGCGAAAATCGGGGCGAAGCTGAACCGCAGCATTAAATCCGAGACGCTGGTTGTCGTGCTGCGGTTAGCGTTATTATTACTTGGCCTCCGTTCGATTTACGAAGGAATTTTCAGTTCATAA